A DNA window from Rubripirellula tenax contains the following coding sequences:
- a CDS encoding protein kinase domain-containing protein, translating to MNRQQLQTQCNPDALEQFLQGTLGGSEAEVLELHLTQCESCAEQIQLAAQRDVSWQEAQNLLAADEYDSPEQVSAITSLLSGEQDAITKQQTADVLSREIRGWLDPTDDPQSLGRFAGYEIVGIVGHGGMGIVLKGFESSLNRYVAIKVLAPRLATNGNARKRFAREAQAAAAVRHDNVIAIHRVDDWHGLPFLVMPYVGGISLQKRIDTEGSLNIEQTLRVGVQIASGLAAAHAQGLVHRDIKPANILLEQGVERVTITDFGLARAADDASVTRTGVIAGTPQYMSPEQADARQIDARSDLFSLGSVLYAMATGRPPFRGDHSFEVLKRIVNEPARPMREIEASVPEWFEQLVARLHCKFPNDRFDSAEQVADLLEDCLAHVQQPTTTPLPEAVTNPVAEVVKSFGSRSANPASESLDDFRYPPIGKLIAAAAFGFSLIFAGVLIVLELNKGTLKIESDVDDVPIRILQAEKVVEELTVSKQTQTVRVAAGKYVVEVDGDIENIEVLGGEVVLNRRGVGTVKIVQSPRSNENLFIGDESRLIQRLQGKWRVVRIVDPEGADYQPQKISGWTIEGHTMTTFGEQMQVEIPFRLDETQSPAQFDLPIADESNSDIIGLIDVTGDRLKVINSENTGGKSEPIRPVKLEPALGFRYVEMERVIEAIDDEPKVTKTSSKDTKSDTVVMLPDEDGVYWSDRTLDGWRAGVRVVQSPTSKQRTLVIQPMLRNLTDQEQTVNLSICGRGKLSYEITTDNRLRSDVLGGSRIEDHVAKSNEHLQPERWQATFDFTGLEPGNYSLSLGSPFSVPVEGEVGRRRGVPLGVTLPVHIPEAQIADDPLANLPIRWGKPVSGLRVGILFLGATEDNVKSFRHGDLVQAELFVQNISRKNIPCQFLKPHPLDGWGLNIEDNDGKTLRPNQKHISMYSPRQFFSAELAAGEIQPITGNLTRFKSENEDENGADSKLEHARFRIEVKTPTEPQVRPPYTYALPKGLYKTSAFLNFKRTDIPDALIPITTGEIQFRVGTEKVAVTKSNPDRNTQTSKPGEQNVSDTLSQAQGRWIVETLNEAGEECLVNSPEELICEIEGNILRYKVGTKDLPGPILLVDIKDSDPSPTEANGPMPVDFVYFPNGDSETNHGIIACDDDTLSICMATEPAKSKEDFRPTLFVAGSKVTMWKCRRAPLDTEKTKVSDIENLEANVLGNFNPNSVPPTTKPKLLKTWEEVETHIASLVKKREKIVNADVELKLKHSGSYVSQRRYHVWLNGNNRRADCRGISSDGTEHYTHIITPTFSWYGDHQDSDNSQLNRRDPKDPVGWGTLGCVIDVRKIGLVNWSIESLSSHRFDDDLLPDGYTNPRVETGEHEGNPITIVKMDRASEKTARAWTEFWLSPAHGNFPVYIANGWTQKEDLGKKYVISQHTDWKLIDGIWFPTRVKHRYQCENSKIDNTGTYELIAAELGVAPAPEVFDPLEVKHAPNNPPPPEFMDAETVFSRTKQQSAIWFQSGEHVHFAMYYPGTFQDGVTYEEFDVDDNPETLWRFDGVLHLGNSEEESETYQLPVEFDYFAPGFQLKIDGKKYDLAKGRVFVLDFKNKVQQLEIPIPSIGILDKKEAVEQLKNRIEKANVSDTASQSHSAYDDFLQLLPADGTALVMLNDDSEDSERMREVFDSLKDDSSLKLVPVDAEQWKSVFNAKEPCFLLFKDRELVGTRKGLMTETQLRAFASEANDYLTPKVAGVDPRSIVRVQCSIGWPKPYPYEAAVVAQYEGRTLLLGSANVVKYMKQGAACLLAIPDQDGKIRRYPFDVIFAGPVKITDDGEPVEHGMAVYSVKGVPKLPTVRLATIDETPKVGETILGASFRAPFREPPYPLRDYQRSIFWQQQQVTAVDQASYGPSDDGPPLIDLERSGDQIRTSLSFNAQGKFVGNYALGHERIGTSHRYNSHVFGPATIRAVLQAAKEKVHDKELLAELEKAFGPAKASDTRNGTSPEIELGVIDVPDGEKRILVRKLHTPAPDSWQYRVYLPPDTPYEIEFYHNTGSKPAFNDGEVQIESMAVESGQYTITASVAESIVKPNETSVECFMVSLTDRVRGISFLRSDVRFLENSLGHYQNAGFRLTNFPHHNEEADAYPPGASIDLLHVKDESTPPKLINGKPREIIIRLVPRNIKPDVEGAKNTSNTPMRPLPEEKSDTMNHDSNDNDLGSSFNTLGPQDRRVCELIYQLRNYFFIARDEHWPEVVGELIEAGEAAVPWLIRELEGTDEVAHMRSLGFILCQINDPRSVPALIRAVGRPRRWRDQTTDGESREDSKIIKAFLASDDFWHSPILCPTGCGPTLPEPIQAALERITGHMPPKHATDRTRIAWVWKPGEYTYKTVEVDKAKMSEYRKRQRHWQS from the coding sequence ATGAATCGACAACAGCTTCAAACGCAATGCAACCCCGACGCATTGGAACAGTTTCTCCAAGGGACGCTTGGCGGCAGCGAAGCCGAAGTGCTGGAACTGCACTTGACGCAGTGCGAGTCGTGTGCCGAGCAAATCCAACTTGCCGCCCAACGCGATGTGTCATGGCAGGAAGCTCAAAACCTGCTGGCAGCCGACGAGTACGACAGCCCTGAACAGGTCTCTGCAATCACGTCGCTGCTATCAGGCGAACAGGATGCCATCACCAAGCAACAAACGGCCGACGTGCTCTCTCGCGAGATACGTGGCTGGCTCGATCCAACCGACGATCCGCAGTCGTTAGGTCGATTTGCGGGATACGAGATTGTCGGTATCGTCGGCCATGGTGGCATGGGGATCGTGCTAAAGGGTTTTGAGTCGTCGCTCAACCGTTACGTCGCTATCAAAGTTCTAGCGCCTCGTTTGGCAACGAACGGTAATGCACGCAAACGATTCGCTCGCGAAGCCCAAGCCGCAGCGGCGGTTCGGCACGACAACGTGATCGCGATCCATCGTGTCGACGACTGGCACGGCTTGCCATTCTTGGTGATGCCCTACGTCGGCGGAATCTCATTGCAAAAACGTATCGATACCGAAGGCTCGTTGAACATCGAGCAGACGCTACGAGTCGGCGTACAAATCGCATCGGGACTCGCTGCCGCTCACGCCCAGGGCCTAGTGCATCGCGACATCAAACCGGCGAACATTTTGTTGGAGCAGGGAGTCGAACGTGTTACCATCACCGACTTCGGCTTGGCTCGCGCAGCCGACGATGCTTCAGTGACTCGCACGGGAGTGATCGCAGGCACGCCGCAGTACATGTCACCCGAACAAGCCGACGCTCGGCAGATCGACGCCCGCAGCGATTTGTTCAGTCTCGGTAGCGTGCTTTATGCGATGGCTACTGGCCGCCCACCTTTTCGCGGCGACCACAGCTTTGAAGTGCTCAAACGCATCGTCAACGAGCCTGCACGCCCCATGCGAGAGATCGAAGCGTCAGTTCCCGAATGGTTCGAGCAACTGGTCGCTCGCCTGCACTGCAAATTCCCCAACGACCGTTTTGATTCCGCCGAGCAAGTGGCCGATCTACTCGAAGACTGCCTCGCCCACGTCCAGCAACCAACCACAACCCCGCTCCCCGAAGCCGTCACGAATCCCGTAGCGGAAGTCGTCAAGAGTTTCGGCTCTCGCAGTGCAAACCCCGCATCCGAAAGTCTTGACGACTTCCGCTACCCACCGATCGGCAAACTGATTGCCGCTGCCGCCTTCGGATTCTCGCTGATCTTCGCAGGCGTGTTGATCGTGCTGGAATTGAACAAAGGCACGCTGAAGATCGAGTCGGACGTTGATGACGTGCCGATTCGTATCCTACAGGCTGAGAAAGTCGTGGAAGAACTGACGGTCTCCAAGCAAACACAAACAGTGCGGGTTGCTGCAGGAAAGTACGTCGTCGAGGTTGATGGTGACATTGAGAATATCGAGGTACTCGGTGGAGAAGTCGTTCTCAATCGTCGCGGTGTTGGGACGGTTAAAATCGTCCAATCGCCGAGAAGCAACGAGAATCTATTTATCGGAGATGAATCGCGACTCATCCAACGTTTACAAGGAAAATGGCGTGTGGTTCGAATCGTCGATCCGGAGGGGGCCGATTACCAACCGCAGAAGATATCGGGATGGACGATCGAGGGCCACACGATGACCACCTTTGGCGAACAAATGCAGGTGGAAATTCCATTCAGGTTAGATGAAACTCAATCGCCCGCTCAGTTCGACCTACCAATAGCAGACGAGTCAAATAGTGACATCATCGGACTCATTGACGTTACCGGAGATAGGCTGAAGGTGATCAACTCAGAAAACACAGGCGGCAAATCGGAGCCAATCCGTCCGGTGAAACTCGAACCTGCATTAGGATTTCGCTACGTTGAAATGGAACGGGTCATTGAGGCAATAGATGATGAACCGAAGGTAACGAAAACTTCAAGCAAAGATACAAAGTCAGATACTGTCGTAATGTTGCCAGATGAAGACGGGGTCTATTGGTCCGATCGTACACTCGATGGTTGGCGGGCTGGTGTCAGGGTTGTCCAGTCGCCAACAAGCAAACAACGTACGCTGGTCATTCAACCCATGCTTCGCAATCTGACTGACCAGGAACAGACCGTCAATTTGTCAATCTGCGGTCGAGGCAAACTGTCGTACGAGATCACAACCGACAATCGCCTCCGATCCGATGTTTTGGGTGGTTCGCGAATCGAAGATCATGTTGCAAAGTCGAACGAACATTTACAGCCAGAACGTTGGCAGGCAACGTTTGACTTTACAGGCTTGGAGCCGGGCAATTACTCGCTCTCCCTCGGCTCTCCATTTTCGGTGCCAGTTGAAGGGGAGGTTGGTAGGCGGCGCGGTGTTCCCCTCGGGGTGACTCTACCGGTTCACATACCGGAGGCGCAAATTGCGGATGATCCCCTTGCCAACCTTCCCATACGTTGGGGCAAGCCGGTCAGTGGACTGCGGGTTGGGATTCTGTTTCTGGGCGCGACCGAAGACAATGTAAAATCTTTTCGTCATGGCGATCTTGTCCAAGCTGAGTTGTTTGTTCAGAACATTTCTCGGAAGAACATTCCCTGTCAATTTTTGAAACCACACCCGTTGGATGGCTGGGGACTGAACATCGAAGACAACGATGGTAAAACTCTGCGTCCAAACCAGAAACACATATCGATGTACAGTCCACGGCAATTCTTTAGCGCAGAACTGGCAGCAGGCGAGATTCAACCCATCACCGGCAATCTCACTCGGTTTAAGAGCGAGAACGAAGACGAGAATGGAGCAGATTCCAAACTGGAACACGCTCGGTTTCGCATCGAGGTCAAAACTCCGACAGAGCCGCAGGTTCGTCCGCCGTATACCTATGCTCTGCCCAAAGGTCTCTACAAGACAAGTGCTTTTTTGAATTTCAAGCGAACTGACATACCCGATGCCCTCATCCCAATAACGACCGGTGAGATACAATTTCGTGTGGGAACAGAGAAGGTGGCAGTCACCAAAAGCAATCCTGACCGCAACACGCAAACATCCAAACCGGGCGAACAAAACGTGTCGGACACCTTAAGCCAAGCACAAGGCAGATGGATTGTGGAGACTTTGAACGAAGCAGGCGAAGAATGTCTGGTCAATTCCCCTGAAGAGTTGATTTGCGAAATCGAAGGCAACATCCTGCGATATAAAGTTGGCACCAAGGATTTGCCGGGCCCGATTCTGCTGGTCGATATCAAAGATAGCGATCCGTCACCGACAGAAGCTAACGGGCCAATGCCTGTAGATTTTGTCTATTTTCCTAACGGCGATTCTGAGACAAATCATGGAATCATCGCCTGCGATGACGACACGCTGTCGATTTGCATGGCAACCGAACCAGCAAAATCCAAGGAAGACTTTCGCCCAACATTGTTTGTTGCTGGTTCAAAAGTCACGATGTGGAAGTGCCGTCGCGCACCCTTGGATACGGAAAAAACTAAAGTGTCGGACATCGAAAATCTCGAAGCTAATGTGTTAGGTAACTTCAATCCGAACTCCGTTCCACCGACCACCAAGCCGAAACTACTAAAGACCTGGGAAGAAGTAGAAACTCACATCGCGTCACTGGTTAAAAAGCGGGAAAAGATTGTCAATGCGGACGTCGAGCTGAAACTAAAACATAGTGGCAGCTATGTAAGTCAACGACGTTATCACGTTTGGCTCAATGGAAACAACAGGCGTGCCGATTGCCGTGGCATCTCGAGCGATGGCACCGAACATTACACCCACATCATCACCCCAACGTTTAGCTGGTATGGCGATCATCAGGACAGTGATAACTCGCAGCTAAACCGACGTGATCCGAAAGATCCCGTCGGATGGGGAACGCTTGGTTGCGTGATTGACGTTCGCAAGATCGGACTCGTCAACTGGTCCATCGAATCACTCAGTTCCCACAGGTTCGACGACGATCTGTTGCCCGATGGATACACAAATCCTCGTGTTGAAACTGGCGAGCATGAAGGTAACCCGATCACAATCGTGAAAATGGATCGAGCGAGTGAGAAGACTGCCCGCGCATGGACGGAGTTCTGGCTTTCACCAGCTCACGGAAATTTCCCCGTCTACATTGCCAACGGCTGGACACAAAAAGAGGACTTGGGCAAGAAGTACGTGATCTCCCAGCATACGGACTGGAAGTTGATTGACGGAATCTGGTTTCCGACGCGCGTCAAGCATCGTTACCAGTGCGAGAACAGCAAGATCGACAACACTGGAACGTACGAACTGATCGCGGCCGAATTGGGAGTTGCCCCAGCCCCAGAGGTCTTTGATCCATTGGAGGTGAAACACGCGCCCAACAACCCACCTCCACCCGAGTTCATGGACGCCGAGACCGTTTTTAGTCGCACGAAGCAACAATCGGCGATCTGGTTCCAGTCAGGCGAGCATGTCCATTTCGCCATGTACTACCCAGGCACATTCCAAGACGGGGTCACCTACGAAGAATTTGACGTAGATGACAACCCCGAGACACTCTGGCGATTTGATGGAGTACTACATCTTGGCAACAGCGAAGAAGAGTCCGAAACCTACCAACTGCCTGTCGAGTTCGACTATTTCGCACCGGGATTTCAGTTGAAAATTGATGGCAAGAAATATGACCTGGCAAAGGGCCGCGTGTTCGTACTCGACTTCAAAAACAAAGTACAACAGTTGGAAATCCCTATCCCTTCAATCGGAATCCTAGACAAGAAAGAAGCAGTGGAGCAGCTAAAGAATAGAATCGAGAAAGCAAACGTGTCGGACACCGCAAGCCAAAGCCACTCTGCCTACGACGACTTTCTCCAACTGCTTCCTGCCGATGGCACGGCACTCGTGATGCTCAATGACGACTCCGAAGACAGCGAGCGGATGCGGGAAGTGTTTGATTCGCTGAAAGATGACTCTTCGTTGAAACTGGTGCCGGTGGATGCTGAGCAGTGGAAGTCCGTATTTAATGCGAAGGAGCCTTGTTTCCTGCTGTTCAAAGATCGCGAGCTTGTTGGAACTCGCAAAGGATTGATGACGGAAACGCAATTGCGAGCCTTCGCCAGCGAAGCAAATGACTACCTCACGCCGAAAGTGGCCGGAGTCGATCCACGATCCATCGTGAGAGTCCAGTGCAGTATCGGCTGGCCAAAACCGTATCCGTATGAAGCAGCCGTAGTTGCACAATACGAAGGCCGCACTTTGCTGCTTGGGTCGGCCAACGTGGTCAAGTATATGAAGCAGGGTGCGGCCTGCTTGCTGGCGATTCCGGACCAGGATGGAAAAATTCGTCGGTATCCGTTCGATGTCATCTTTGCGGGCCCGGTAAAAATCACCGATGACGGCGAACCGGTTGAACATGGCATGGCGGTCTACTCGGTTAAAGGTGTCCCAAAACTACCGACTGTTCGCCTGGCGACGATTGATGAAACGCCGAAGGTTGGCGAGACCATTCTCGGCGCCAGCTTTCGAGCTCCGTTTCGTGAACCGCCCTATCCGCTGCGTGATTACCAGCGATCCATCTTCTGGCAGCAACAGCAAGTTACCGCTGTGGACCAGGCGTCCTATGGCCCTAGCGACGACGGACCGCCGCTGATAGATCTGGAAAGGTCTGGCGATCAGATAAGAACGTCTCTGTCGTTCAATGCCCAAGGCAAGTTCGTGGGAAACTATGCACTTGGGCACGAACGCATCGGCACGTCACATCGATACAACTCACATGTTTTTGGCCCCGCAACCATCCGTGCCGTCCTGCAAGCTGCAAAAGAAAAAGTGCATGACAAAGAACTGCTCGCGGAACTTGAGAAAGCATTCGGCCCAGCGAAGGCGTCGGACACTCGGAATGGCACTTCCCCTGAAATCGAATTGGGTGTGATTGATGTACCGGATGGCGAAAAACGCATTCTCGTACGAAAACTTCACACTCCCGCACCGGATAGCTGGCAGTATCGAGTTTACCTGCCACCAGACACGCCCTACGAAATCGAGTTCTATCACAACACTGGATCAAAACCGGCGTTCAACGATGGCGAGGTTCAGATCGAATCGATGGCCGTCGAGTCGGGACAATACACAATCACAGCCTCGGTGGCAGAGTCTATCGTTAAACCGAATGAAACATCGGTCGAGTGTTTTATGGTGAGTTTAACGGACAGGGTAAGAGGTATCTCGTTCCTACGATCGGATGTTCGCTTCCTCGAAAACAGTCTAGGCCACTACCAGAATGCCGGTTTTCGCCTGACCAACTTCCCGCACCACAACGAAGAGGCAGACGCCTACCCACCGGGAGCCAGTATCGATCTCTTGCATGTCAAAGATGAATCGACGCCACCGAAGTTGATCAACGGAAAGCCGCGAGAGATCATTATTCGGTTGGTGCCACGCAATATCAAACCGGATGTTGAGGGAGCTAAGAACACCTCGAACACCCCAATGCGACCTCTACCAGAAGAAAAATCGGACACAATGAATCACGACAGCAACGACAATGACTTGGGCAGTTCCTTCAATACGCTCGGTCCACAAGATCGTCGTGTGTGCGAGTTGATCTACCAACTGCGGAACTACTTTTTCATCGCTCGCGATGAACACTGGCCGGAGGTGGTTGGCGAGCTGATTGAAGCGGGAGAAGCTGCGGTGCCGTGGCTGATTCGTGAGCTGGAGGGTACCGATGAAGTCGCGCACATGAGATCGCTGGGGTTCATTCTGTGTCAAATCAACGATCCACGCAGCGTTCCTGCACTCATTCGCGCCGTTGGCCGACCTCGCCGCTGGCGCGATCAAACAACTGATGGGGAATCTCGTGAGGACAGCAAGATAATCAAAGCGTTTCTCGCTTCCGATGACTTTTGGCATTCGCCAATCCTCTGTCCCACTGGCTGTGGACCGACTCTGCCTGAACCGATTCAGGCCGCGTTGGAACGGATCACCGGACACATGCCGCCCAAACATGCGACGGATCGCACGCGAATTGCCTGGGTTTGGAAGCCTGGCGAGTACACGTACAAGACGGTCGAAGTCGACAAAGCGAAAATGTCAGAGTACCGGAAACGACAACGGCACTGGCAGTCGTGA
- a CDS encoding sigma-70 family RNA polymerase sigma factor, which yields MRVMTPTPETSESLLIRVRDPEDRAAWDRFDAIYRPVVYRVARRAGWQHCDAEDLTQRVMVSVAKAVPEWRKDHSKGGFRSWLYAIARNALISTLRKSGREPAGGGSEFLLQSQTIEGPASELERLIDQEHHRSLLRRAAELVRDEFKDTSWQAFWLTTLGELSVPEAAEKLQLSTGAVYAARSRILRRLQEVAGQYDHEEKATQS from the coding sequence ATGCGAGTGATGACACCAACACCTGAAACGAGCGAGAGTCTGCTGATTCGCGTCCGCGATCCTGAGGATCGTGCGGCTTGGGATCGGTTTGATGCGATCTATCGTCCNGTGGTCTATCGGGTTGCTCGGCGAGCGGGCTGGCAGCACTGCGACGCCGAAGATCTGACGCAGCGAGTGATGGTATCCGTTGCCAAAGCGGTGCCGGAGTGGCGAAAGGATCACAGCAAAGGTGGCTTCCGAAGTTGGTTGTACGCGATCGCTCGAAACGCATTGATTAGCACGTTGCGAAAGTCGGGACGTGAGCCAGCGGGCGGCGGCAGTGAGTTTTTACTGCAATCGCAAACAATCGAAGGACCGGCAAGCGAACTGGAGCGTTTGATCGACCAGGAACATCATCGCAGCCTGCTGCGTCGAGCCGCCGAACTGGTTCGCGATGAATTCAAGGACACGTCTTGGCAAGCGTTCTGGTTGACCACGCTCGGCGAACTCTCGGTTCCCGAGGCAGCCGAAAAATTGCAGCTCTCGACCGGCGCGGTCTACGCGGCTCGCAGTCGGATTCTACGTCGACTGCAGGAAGTGGCTGGGCAATACGATCACGAAGAAAAGGCGACGCAATCATGA
- a CDS encoding aminotransferase class I/II-fold pyridoxal phosphate-dependent enzyme, whose protein sequence is MSTVTKPENTSADPYFQALFADRIGGAGYGKGTEIYKFEKIKRAKRKALADHPDRQLLDFGIGENDSMADAKVRQIMAAEIDKPENRGYADNGVIEYKQAAARFMKRNFGVELDPVTQVNHCIGSKPAYAMMPAVFINPGDITMMTVPGYPVAGTHTRYYGGEVFKLPLLAENNFLPDLDAVPDDIYRRTKLLVLNYPNSPTGKTATPEFYAKVVALAKEKQFVVVQDAAHILLSFDGKPLSFLQTPGAMDVGVEVHSMSKGYDMIGWRMGFVCGHPRIVSAFADVKDNS, encoded by the coding sequence ATGTCCACCGTCACCAAACCCGAAAATACTTCCGCGGACCCTTATTTCCAGGCTCTGTTTGCCGACCGCATCGGCGGCGCCGGCTACGGCAAGGGCACGGAAATCTATAAGTTCGAGAAGATCAAACGGGCCAAACGGAAAGCCCTGGCCGACCACCCCGACCGCCAACTGCTGGACTTTGGGATCGGCGAGAACGATTCGATGGCCGACGCCAAGGTCCGACAAATCATGGCGGCCGAGATCGACAAGCCCGAAAATCGCGGCTACGCCGACAACGGGGTGATCGAGTACAAGCAAGCCGCGGCCCGATTCATGAAGCGAAACTTCGGCGTCGAATTGGATCCGGTGACCCAAGTGAATCACTGCATCGGCAGCAAGCCTGCCTACGCGATGATGCCGGCCGTGTTCATCAATCCCGGCGACATCACGATGATGACCGTTCCCGGATATCCGGTCGCCGGCACGCACACGCGATACTACGGCGGCGAAGTTTTCAAGTTGCCGCTGTTGGCCGAGAACAATTTTCTGCCCGACCTAGATGCCGTCCCCGACGACATCTATCGCCGCACCAAGTTGTTGGTGCTGAACTACCCCAATTCGCCGACCGGCAAAACAGCCACGCCCGAATTCTACGCGAAGGTTGTCGCGCTGGCCAAAGAGAAACAGTTCGTCGTCGTTCAAGATGCTGCCCACATTCTGCTTTCGTTCGACGGCAAACCGCTCAGCTTCCTGCAAACGCCCGGCGCGATGGACGTCGGTGTCGAGGTCCATTCGATGAGCAAGGGCTACGACATGATCGGTTGGCGGATGGGGTTCGTATGCGGCCACCCGCGGATCGTATCGGCGTTCGCCGACGTCAAAGACAACTC
- a CDS encoding sensor histidine kinase produces the protein MPIEPDSDRRDPMRARYEELAELAGSLAHEIKNPLSVIHMNIDLLSEDLAEVDSPISRRCLDRVDIVRGQCERMEALLRDFLRYTRLTDIDLVSGSLNDQIETVLRAYQAQADADDIDIEKYLDADLPAIKMHSDSLQAALMNLVKNALESMDRGGQLWARTYTTRGGVALDLIDTGSGVDDNTAMHMFEPFYSTKEGGSGLGLPTARKIIEAHGGRISVQSEVERGTKFTLEFPVPKRLSGK, from the coding sequence ATGCCGATTGAACCCGATTCGGATCGACGCGATCCCATGCGTGCCCGCTACGAAGAACTCGCCGAGTTGGCGGGATCGCTGGCGCACGAGATCAAGAATCCGCTGTCGGTGATTCATATGAACATCGATTTGTTGAGCGAAGACTTGGCGGAAGTCGATTCGCCGATCAGCCGCCGGTGCCTCGATCGCGTCGACATCGTTCGCGGCCAATGCGAACGGATGGAGGCGTTGCTGCGAGACTTCTTGCGATACACGCGTTTGACGGACATCGACTTGGTGTCGGGAAGTCTGAACGATCAGATCGAAACGGTGCTGCGTGCGTATCAGGCGCAAGCGGACGCCGATGACATCGATATCGAAAAGTATCTCGACGCGGATTTGCCGGCCATCAAAATGCACAGCGATTCGCTGCAGGCGGCGCTGATGAATTTGGTCAAGAACGCACTGGAATCGATGGATCGCGGCGGGCAACTTTGGGCGCGGACGTACACGACCCGTGGCGGGGTGGCGTTGGATTTGATCGACACCGGCAGCGGTGTTGATGACAACACCGCGATGCACATGTTCGAACCGTTCTACAGCACCAAAGAAGGCGGCAGCGGCTTGGGCTTGCCGACCGCCCGCAAGATCATCGAAGCGCACGGAGGCCGCATCAGCGTCCAAAGCGAAGTCGAACGCGGCACCAAGTTCACGCTCGAATTCCCCGTCCCCAAACGCTTGTCGGGGAAGTAG